One window of the Perca flavescens isolate YP-PL-M2 chromosome 5, PFLA_1.0, whole genome shotgun sequence genome contains the following:
- the epgn gene encoding epigen, producing MVTQRQKYLESALLSAVAALLLLTTAGQSTILPNELQTTATPALLNSSLLTQLNDSSMEKPQVLGLHRSCRIEHKTYCENGGECMYPQDSDKPSCICTSSYSGPRCLFFNDRTRTLPELEQVIAIIFGVAMLIIVLAIIIFCFAYKRCIKWAPLIKPAPSELSV from the exons CCCTCCTGTCAGCAGTGGCAGCGCTGCTTCTTCTGACCACAGCAGGACAGTCGACAATACTGCCCAACGAGCTCCAGACCACAGCAACTCCTGCTCTGTTAAACTCATCTCTGCTCACACAGCTCAACGACA GCAGTATGGAGAAACCTCAGGTTCTGGGCTTACACAGATCATGTAGAATTGAACATAAAACATACTGTGAAAACGGTGGAGAGTGCATGTACCCCCAAGACAGCGACAAACCTTCATGCAT CTGCACGTCGTCTTACAGCGGGCCTCGCTGCCTGTTCTTCAACGATCGCACTCGCACTCTGCCTGAGTTAGAGCAAGTGATTGCCATCATCTTTGGGGTAGCCATGCTCATCATTGTCCTGGCCATCATTATTTTCTGCTTTGCCTATAAGAG gTGTATAAAATGGGCACCACTAATCAAACCTGCACCGTCTGAGTTGTCAGTGTGA
- the LOC114556219 gene encoding proepiregulin: MGNIKPLALLSLIGVMLLWPYVLTKSVSSRLQTADSTSLSAGHEEERPHVVKRSIQNCDSTFDSYCLNNGQCMLLVDINEHHCKCGRGFYGPRCSNPELLVKPMGEGQIIVTIFCVTLLIIGLAGALYFCCQWYKKNRFPRQQKHQGYKGVQTA, translated from the exons ATGGGGAACATCAAACCTTTAGCGCTCCTCTCACTTATCG GTGTCATGCTGCTCTGGCCGTATGTTCTCACCAAGAGCGTCTCATCCAGACTGCAGACTGCAGACAGCACCTCTCTATCTGCAG GGCACGAGGAAGAGCGCCCTCATGTGGTGAAGCGGTCAATACAGAACTGCGACAGCACTTTTGACAGCTATTGCCTGAACAACGGCCAGTGCATGCTGCTGGTGGACATCAATGAACACCACTGCAA GTGTGGGAGGGGCTTCTACGGCCCCAGGTGTAGCAACCCGGAGCTCCTTGTTAAGCCAATGGGAGAAGGGCAGATAATTGTCACCATTTTCTGTGTGACTCTGCTGATTATAGGTCTGGCTGGAGCTCTGTACTTCTGCTGCCAATG gTATAAGAAAAACAGATTCCCACGTCAACAGAAGCATCAGGGTTACAAAGGAGTCCAGACAGCTTAG